The following DNA comes from Oreochromis niloticus isolate F11D_XX linkage group LG23, O_niloticus_UMD_NMBU, whole genome shotgun sequence.
CAAACCTGCTCTACTACTACGAGGCCTTCATCCAGCAGGGCGGTGATGACGTGCAGCAGCTCTGCGAGGCCGGCGAGGAGGAGTTCTTGGAGATCATGGCCCTCGTCGGCATGGCCAGCAAGCCGCTGCACGTGCGCCGCCTGCAGAAGGCACTGCGAGACTGGGTCACCAACCCCGCCATCTTTAACCAGCCCCTCACCTCACTGCCCGTGTGCAGCATCCCCGTGTACAAACTGCCCGAAGGCTCGCCCACGCTGCTCAGCGCTCAGGACCGCGCAAGCACCGCCAGCGTCAAGATGCCCAAAGCCATCGCCGCCGCCTGCTCTGACCCGGGGAAGCTGGATGTGGCGAGAGACAAAGTGTCGGCCGGATCACCCCTGCAGGGCAGCAGCGAGGTGAGGTTCTGGTCGGGCCACAGCAACGATAGCGAGCACAGCCTGTCTCCGTCAGACCTCGGCTCCCCGTCTTCGCCCAGAGAGGCTTTAGAAGCTCTGGACGCAGCCGCCGTGCAGTCGGTCATGGAGTGTGTGGACAGAATGGCGCCCGGACTCCCAAAGGCGGACCTGGCTGAGGTTAAAGAGCAGCTGAAGAACAACAAGAAGCTGGGAAAGATGATTGGACACATCTTTGAAATGAGCGATGATGATCCGCGAAGGGAAGAGGAGATCCGCAAGTACAGCGCCATCTATGGACGCTTTGACTCCAAGAGGAGGGACGGCAAGCACCTGACGCTTCACGAGGTGGGTGAACGCACATTTGTCTGGTTAATGTTGTCCTCTGGGGGTCTTCCTGTGTAACCTGATCTGTACGTGCGTGTCCCACAGCTGACGGTGAATGAGGCGGCAGCGCAGCTCTGCATGAGGGACATGGCTCTGTTGACACGCCGTGACGAGCTGTTCGGACTCGCCCGGCAGATTTCCAGGGAGGTCACCTACAAATACACCTACCGCACCAGCAAGTAAGAGCCACTTTCCTTACTGAAGCCGACTTCAGATTTAAGTTGTTTGGTTTTAAAGCTAAAATGAGCCGACAGATTTTGGACTACACATGTGACCACCTGTCTAAGCCCATCATGAATCACGTGTCCACATTTCTTGGCGTTTGTgatgctttcatttttaaaaagctttccCCAGATAAATTGTCAGCTCTGTGAATTCTTGGCATAAAAACTGGATGTCAGCGGTCGGAAGGGAACTGACATGTGTGCATTTTGACTTTTCTCTGCAGGTCTCGCTGTGGAGACCGAGACGAGCCGTCACctaaaagaattaaaacagaGGTAAGGTCAGATTTTTGTCAATTTGCGTCTTGATTTCAACATTTGTCGAATATTTTTGGACTTTACTGAGATGTCTCTATTTCCTTTAAACTATCAAGAGACTGTCCTTACTCTGGACTGTTCCTCCAAGCTAAAAAAGCTTCTCCCACTCTCCATGGTGTTTATTAGTTTTCCTTGTTCGATTATAAAATTTACTGATACCCAAAAATCACTATCTTACATCATTGTAATATTTAAAAGGTGCTTCATACTGTAACATAAACACCCTAAAATATTACAGAAGAACCAGAAAGAACCACAGCTATCACATAATCCAATATTAGCAGCACTTGGTGACTGTGGGGAGGAAGAACcaccctttaacaggaagaggcAATGAGAACTTCAGGAAAGAGCTCATTTTTTTGTTGGAATAAAAGgttttaactttttttgtcCTAACTGATTGCAACCTGAATATATTTGGGGTTTTGGACAGTTTCTGGAGCCCTCAGGGGTTGTCTTCTACCAAACTGtcattttaaaatgagaaaataatccCTAACTTACTTGATCTTGATGATGGATGTTACAGAAATGTTTCCTATTCATTAAATTCACCATTTATTTGAAAACATGATGACCGGAACTGTCTTGCTCGCTAATTTCCAGTATTTAAAATGTGTGAAATGTAAAGACGTGGCCAGATGGCAGCTGGAGCTCCTCTGCGAGACTTTTTCAGGAACGTTAAGGGCGAATCAGCATCACCATTGAATAGAGTACAAAGGACTCTCAGTGCTCCTCTCCTGACACTGTTGACTGAGAGAGTTGTCTTTGAATAGCTCCTCTCAGCATGTAGACCCCTGATCGAAAACATGTGGCGGACGCACACTCAGCTGGGACCTCTGAGCTGCAGATAAGCCGACACCTGCTCACAAAAACTACTCTGAGCTCTTAAAGATGGGGGAATTTCTGCAGAAATCCACAgtgaggaaaaactccctcGAGTCTGTTAATAAACAAATCAAAGGAAATTGTATTGTATAAGTTTTGATAAAACGCAATAACCGAAATAGGTAGCAAGAAATAGCA
Coding sequences within:
- the LOC100706822 gene encoding NGFI-A-binding protein 1 codes for the protein MAAVLPRTLGELQLYRILQRANLLYYYEAFIQQGGDDVQQLCEAGEEEFLEIMALVGMASKPLHVRRLQKALRDWVTNPAIFNQPLTSLPVCSIPVYKLPEGSPTLLSAQDRASTASVKMPKAIAAACSDPGKLDVARDKVSAGSPLQGSSEVRFWSGHSNDSEHSLSPSDLGSPSSPREALEALDAAAVQSVMECVDRMAPGLPKADLAEVKEQLKNNKKLGKMIGHIFEMSDDDPRREEEIRKYSAIYGRFDSKRRDGKHLTLHELTVNEAAAQLCMRDMALLTRRDELFGLARQISREVTYKYTYRTSKSRCGDRDEPSPKRIKTEENFFDIQEALQAIHMRQEMLREQLACAKSKGEETVGRNLQMQLERLLARQMEILQDAAVQERLQALDWRIPPAALKYLNNAQNTNGNAAVDASRDSQDERPINLRVVSQNMQEGDLPLGKQLANELKRHHNHNNSNNSNTDETKTPATENGTSQRASTNAEKKTIKSEPEDST